The following coding sequences lie in one Vibrio casei genomic window:
- the pnp gene encoding polyribonucleotide nucleotidyltransferase, translating into MKAIVKKFQYGNHTVTLETGVMARQATAAVMASMDDTSVFVSVVAKKEAVEGQDFFPLTVNYQERTYAAGKIPGGFFKREGRPSEGETLTARLIDRPIRPLFPDAFKNEVQVIATVVSVNPDIQPDMITMIATSAALAISGVPFNGPIGAARVGHINGELVLNPSQTELESSKLDLVVAGTEGAVLMVESEADNLTEEEMLAAVVYGHDQQQTVITAINEFAAEVATPSWNWTAPAENTELKAKIAELAETQLIEAYQITEKMARYDRIHHIGDEVKATLLAENEELNPKEIHAIFHDLEKNVVRSRIIAGQPRIDGREKDMVRALDVRTGVLPRTHGSSLFTRGETQALVTATLGTQRDAQIIDSLLGEKKDHFLLHYNFPPYCVGETGFVGSPKRREIGHGKLAKRGIAAVMPSVEEFPYTVRIVSEITESNGSSSMASVCGTSLALMDAGVPIKASVAGIAMGLVKEGDDFVVLSDILGDEDHLGDMDFKVAGTNEGITALQMDIKIEGITKEIMQIALNQAQGARKHILSVMDEAISGAREEISEFAPRIYTMKISSEKIKDVIGKGGAVIRALTEETGTTIEIDDDGTIKIAATEGKAAKEAIRRIEEITAEVEVGRIYSGKVARLADFGAFVTILPGKDGLVHISQIADKRIEKVADYLTEGQEVQVKVLEIDRQGRVRLSMKEAVETTEAPAEPTAE; encoded by the coding sequence GTGAAAGCAATCGTAAAAAAATTCCAGTACGGTAACCATACCGTTACTTTAGAAACTGGCGTAATGGCTCGCCAAGCAACTGCTGCTGTAATGGCAAGCATGGATGACACTTCTGTATTCGTATCTGTTGTTGCGAAAAAAGAAGCAGTTGAAGGTCAAGACTTCTTCCCACTAACAGTTAACTACCAAGAGCGTACTTACGCCGCGGGTAAAATTCCGGGTGGTTTCTTCAAGCGTGAAGGTCGTCCATCTGAAGGCGAAACATTAACAGCCCGTCTAATTGACCGTCCAATTCGTCCACTTTTCCCGGATGCATTTAAAAACGAAGTTCAAGTGATTGCGACTGTGGTTTCTGTAAACCCAGACATTCAACCTGATATGATCACTATGATCGCAACTTCTGCTGCATTAGCGATTTCTGGTGTGCCATTTAATGGTCCAATCGGTGCAGCGCGTGTTGGTCACATCAACGGCGAGCTAGTACTTAACCCAAGCCAAACTGAACTTGAATCTTCTAAACTAGACCTAGTGGTTGCGGGTACTGAAGGTGCAGTGCTAATGGTTGAATCAGAAGCTGACAACCTAACAGAAGAAGAAATGCTAGCAGCGGTTGTTTATGGTCACGACCAACAACAAACGGTCATTACTGCTATCAACGAATTTGCTGCTGAAGTTGCCACTCCGTCTTGGAACTGGACTGCACCGGCTGAAAATACAGAGTTAAAAGCAAAAATTGCTGAATTAGCAGAAACTCAGCTAATTGAAGCTTACCAAATCACTGAGAAAATGGCGCGTTATGATCGTATCCATCATATTGGTGATGAAGTTAAAGCAACACTTTTAGCTGAAAACGAAGAGCTTAATCCAAAAGAAATTCACGCAATTTTCCATGATTTGGAAAAAAATGTCGTACGTAGCCGCATTATTGCAGGCCAACCACGTATCGATGGCCGTGAAAAAGACATGGTTCGTGCACTAGATGTTCGCACTGGTGTTCTTCCTCGTACACACGGTTCTTCTTTGTTTACTCGTGGTGAAACTCAGGCGCTAGTTACTGCAACGCTTGGCACGCAACGTGATGCACAAATCATAGACAGCTTACTAGGTGAGAAGAAAGACCACTTCCTTCTACACTACAACTTCCCTCCATACTGTGTAGGTGAAACAGGCTTTGTTGGTTCTCCTAAGCGTCGTGAAATTGGCCATGGTAAATTAGCAAAACGCGGTATTGCTGCGGTAATGCCTTCAGTTGAAGAATTCCCATACACAGTACGTATTGTGTCAGAAATTACTGAATCAAATGGTTCGTCTTCAATGGCGTCTGTTTGTGGTACTTCTCTTGCACTTATGGATGCAGGTGTTCCAATTAAAGCTTCTGTTGCGGGTATCGCTATGGGTCTTGTGAAAGAAGGCGATGATTTCGTTGTTCTTTCTGACATCCTAGGCGACGAAGATCATCTTGGTGACATGGACTTTAAAGTAGCGGGTACTAACGAAGGTATCACTGCGCTGCAAATGGATATCAAAATCGAAGGTATCACTAAAGAAATCATGCAAATTGCGCTTAACCAAGCGCAGGGCGCTCGTAAGCACATCCTTTCTGTAATGGATGAAGCGATTTCTGGTGCTCGTGAAGAGATTTCTGAATTTGCTCCACGCATCTACACCATGAAGATCAGCTCTGAGAAAATCAAAGACGTGATCGGTAAAGGTGGCGCTGTGATCCGTGCGCTTACTGAAGAGACTGGCACAACGATTGAAATTGATGACGACGGTACAATCAAGATTGCTGCGACTGAAGGCAAAGCTGCCAAAGAAGCGATTCGTCGTATCGAAGAAATCACTGCAGAAGTGGAAGTGGGCCGCATTTACTCAGGTAAAGTTGCTCGTCTTGCTGATTTTGGTGCATTCGTAACGATTCTTCCTGGTAAAGATGGTCTAGTACATATTTCTCAAATCGCTGATAAGCGTATCGAGAAAGTGGCTGACTACCTAACTGAAGGTCAAGAAGTTCAAGTGAAAGTACTTGAAATCGACCGTCAAGGCCGTGTTCGTCTAAGTATGAAAGAAGCCGTTGAAACAACCGAAGCGCCAGCAGAACCGACTGCTGAGTAA
- the rpsO gene encoding 30S ribosomal protein S15 — protein sequence MSLNAETKAAIVAEYAQAEGDTGSPEVQVALLTASINHLQGHFADHKHDHHSRRGLLRMVSRRRKLLDYLKGKNLDRYFALIKRLGLRR from the coding sequence ATGTCTCTGAATGCAGAAACTAAAGCAGCAATCGTTGCAGAATACGCACAAGCTGAAGGCGATACAGGTTCACCAGAAGTACAAGTAGCACTACTTACTGCTTCTATCAACCACCTACAAGGTCACTTCGCTGATCACAAACACGATCACCACAGCCGTCGCGGTCTACTACGTATGGTTTCTCGTCGTCGTAAACTTCTAGATTACCTAAAAGGTAAAAACCTAGATCGTTACTTCGCACTAATCAAGCGTCTTGGCCTACGTCGTTAA
- the truB gene encoding tRNA pseudouridine(55) synthase TruB, with amino-acid sequence MARRRRGRPIDGVLLLDKPTSISSNDALQKVKRLYFAEKAGHTGALDPLATGMLPICLGEATKFSQFLLDSDKRYRVVAKLGERTNTSDSDGEVVQTREVKVDRGLLERCIAKFRGTTDQIPSMFSALKYQGKPLYEYARKGIEVPRESRKITVFEIELIRFDGNEVEMEVHCSKGTYIRTITDDLGEMLGCGAHVTYLRRVGVSHYPASRMVTLEQLEALMEQAKEQNIEPRELLDPLLLPMDTAVQDLPEVNMNEVMADHVQHGQPVQIAGAPTEGIVRMTMGKERIFLGIAHIDDDGRIAPKRLVVFRHQEAES; translated from the coding sequence ATGGCACGTAGACGTCGTGGTCGTCCTATTGATGGCGTTTTGTTGCTGGATAAGCCAACAAGTATTAGCTCCAATGATGCGCTGCAAAAGGTGAAGAGACTTTACTTTGCAGAGAAGGCAGGACACACCGGTGCGCTTGATCCTTTAGCAACAGGTATGCTGCCAATTTGTTTAGGCGAAGCAACTAAGTTTTCTCAATTTTTATTAGATTCAGATAAGCGTTATCGTGTTGTTGCTAAATTAGGTGAGCGAACTAATACATCCGATTCTGATGGTGAAGTAGTACAGACCCGTGAAGTTAAAGTCGATAGAGGCTTACTTGAACGTTGTATTGCCAAATTTCGTGGTACCACTGACCAAATTCCATCGATGTTTTCAGCATTAAAATACCAAGGTAAGCCTTTGTATGAATATGCGCGTAAAGGTATTGAAGTACCACGCGAATCAAGAAAAATTACCGTGTTTGAAATTGAGCTTATTCGCTTTGATGGTAATGAAGTTGAAATGGAAGTACATTGCTCAAAAGGCACTTACATCCGAACTATCACTGATGATCTCGGTGAAATGTTAGGTTGTGGCGCTCATGTGACTTACCTTCGTCGTGTTGGTGTTTCACATTATCCTGCGAGCCGAATGGTGACTTTAGAGCAACTTGAAGCCTTAATGGAACAAGCAAAAGAGCAAAATATTGAGCCACGTGAATTGCTTGATCCTTTGTTGTTGCCGATGGATACCGCTGTGCAAGATTTGCCTGAAGTAAACATGAATGAAGTGATGGCCGATCATGTTCAACATGGTCAACCGGTGCAGATTGCGGGCGCACCAACAGAAGGTATTGTTCGTATGACGATGGGGAAAGAACGAATCTTTCTCGGTATTGCCCATATTGACGATGATGGGCGCATAGCCCCTAAACGTTTAGTTGTTTTTCGTCATCAAGAGGCGGAAAGCTGA
- the rbfA gene encoding 30S ribosome-binding factor RbfA, translated as MSKEFSRAQRVAQQLQKELASILQRDVRDSRIGMVTISDVEVSRDLAYAKVFVTFLCVGEQTPESSLEALKEHEVAVRMTLGKRIRLRLTPEVRFTYDNTLTEGMRMSNLVSEVVSKDNQRKKDAGREDEGEE; from the coding sequence ATGTCAAAAGAATTTAGCCGTGCACAACGTGTTGCACAACAATTACAAAAAGAATTAGCGTCAATCCTTCAGCGTGATGTACGTGATTCACGTATCGGCATGGTGACCATTTCCGATGTAGAAGTGTCACGTGACCTAGCTTACGCTAAAGTATTTGTGACCTTCCTATGTGTCGGTGAGCAAACGCCAGAGTCTAGCCTTGAAGCATTGAAAGAGCACGAAGTTGCCGTTCGTATGACGCTAGGTAAGCGTATTCGTTTACGTTTAACGCCAGAAGTCCGCTTTACTTACGATAATACATTAACGGAAGGCATGAGAATGTCTAACTTAGTCAGTGAAGTTGTGAGCAAAGATAACCAGCGTAAAAAAGATGCCGGTCGTGAGGACGAAGGAGAAGAGTAA
- the infB gene encoding translation initiation factor IF-2, whose protein sequence is MTELTVKALSDEIGTPVERLVEQLADAGMKKTSTDNVTDAEKQQLLTHLKKEHGSTSGDSEPTRLTLQRKTKSTLSVAAGGGKSKEVQVEVRKKRTYVKRSSAEDEAKREAEEQAAREAEEIAVRAAEEKAKADAEAKAKADAEAKAKADAEAKAKREAEEKAKREIADKAKAEEAKVAAKRSPEEKAQHDAAKKEAESLKRRQEEEAQRKAEQEAQKLVEEARKLAEENEVRWSEEEKKKKESENSDYHVTTNVHARAAEDEADRRSEASRRKKKKPAKKEEERSAGNGRNARGGRNNRKGKLAKPTSMQHGFDKSATVAKSDVVIGETIVVSELANKMSVKGTEVIKTMMKMGAMATINQVIDQETAALVAEEMGHKVILRKENELEEAILSDRDDTTEAVSRAPVVTIMGHVDHGKTSTLDYIRRSRVASGEAGGITQHIGAYHVETENGMITFLDTPGHAAFTSMRARGAQATDIVVLVVAADDGVMPQTIEAIQHAKAAGVPLIIAVNKIDKEGANPDNVKNELAQYDVIPEEWGGENMFVHISAKVGTNIDGLLEAILLQSEVLELTAVTDGMASGVVVESRLDKGRGPVATVLVQAGTLRKGDIVLCGQEYGRVRAMRDENGKDIESAGPSIPVEILGLSGVPASGDEATVVRDERKAREVANYRQGKFRDVKLARQQKSKLENMFSNMEAGEVAELNVVLKADVQGSVEAIADSLRKLSTDEVKVNIVGSGVGGITETDAVLAAASNAILLGFNVRADASARRTVENESLDLRYYSIIYQLIDEVKLAMGGMLAPEFKQEIIGLAEVRDVFKSPKLGAIAGCMVTEGVIKRSNPIRVLRDNIVIYEGELESLRRFKDDVQEVRNGYECGIGVKNYNDVRAGDQIEVFEIVEIKRTLD, encoded by the coding sequence ATGACAGAACTGACAGTGAAAGCACTAAGTGACGAAATTGGGACCCCAGTTGAACGCTTGGTAGAACAACTTGCTGATGCTGGTATGAAAAAGACCAGTACAGACAATGTTACAGATGCAGAAAAGCAGCAGCTTCTTACGCATCTTAAAAAAGAACATGGCAGCACATCTGGCGATTCCGAACCAACTCGTTTGACTTTACAACGTAAAACCAAAAGTACATTAAGTGTTGCTGCTGGCGGTGGTAAAAGTAAAGAAGTACAAGTTGAAGTTCGTAAGAAACGCACTTATGTGAAGCGTTCTTCTGCTGAAGATGAAGCGAAGCGAGAAGCTGAAGAGCAAGCCGCTCGTGAAGCGGAAGAAATCGCAGTTCGTGCAGCAGAAGAAAAAGCAAAAGCTGATGCAGAAGCAAAAGCAAAAGCTGATGCAGAAGCAAAAGCAAAAGCTGATGCAGAAGCAAAAGCAAAACGTGAGGCTGAAGAAAAAGCTAAACGTGAAATAGCGGATAAAGCTAAAGCTGAAGAAGCTAAAGTTGCCGCTAAACGTTCTCCTGAAGAAAAAGCGCAACATGACGCCGCTAAAAAAGAAGCAGAGTCACTGAAACGTCGTCAGGAAGAAGAAGCTCAACGTAAAGCAGAACAAGAAGCTCAAAAATTGGTTGAAGAAGCACGTAAATTAGCAGAAGAAAACGAAGTTCGCTGGTCGGAAGAAGAGAAGAAGAAGAAAGAATCTGAAAACTCTGATTACCATGTTACGACAAATGTCCATGCTCGAGCTGCTGAAGATGAGGCAGACCGTCGCAGTGAAGCTAGTCGTCGTAAGAAGAAGAAACCAGCGAAAAAAGAAGAAGAACGATCGGCTGGTAATGGGCGCAATGCTCGTGGTGGTCGCAACAACCGTAAAGGTAAGCTTGCTAAACCAACATCGATGCAACATGGTTTCGATAAGTCGGCTACCGTTGCTAAATCTGATGTTGTTATAGGTGAAACGATTGTGGTCTCTGAATTGGCAAATAAAATGTCAGTTAAAGGTACTGAAGTCATTAAAACTATGATGAAGATGGGCGCAATGGCGACTATTAACCAAGTGATTGACCAAGAAACAGCAGCATTAGTTGCCGAAGAAATGGGTCACAAAGTTATTCTTCGTAAAGAAAATGAATTAGAAGAAGCTATCCTATCTGATCGTGATGACACAACTGAAGCGGTTTCTCGTGCTCCTGTTGTTACTATAATGGGTCACGTTGACCACGGTAAAACATCGACGCTTGATTACATTCGTCGCAGCCGTGTTGCTTCTGGCGAAGCGGGTGGTATTACTCAGCATATCGGTGCATACCACGTTGAAACTGAAAACGGTATGATTACCTTCTTGGATACTCCAGGACACGCCGCATTTACTTCAATGCGTGCTCGTGGTGCTCAAGCGACAGATATCGTTGTACTTGTTGTTGCAGCTGACGATGGCGTGATGCCACAAACAATTGAAGCAATCCAGCACGCAAAAGCGGCAGGCGTTCCTTTGATTATTGCAGTAAACAAAATCGATAAAGAAGGCGCAAACCCTGATAACGTTAAAAATGAGCTAGCTCAATACGATGTTATTCCTGAAGAATGGGGCGGCGAAAACATGTTCGTTCACATTTCAGCGAAAGTGGGTACCAACATTGATGGTCTACTAGAAGCAATTCTACTTCAATCAGAAGTTCTAGAGCTTACTGCGGTTACTGATGGCATGGCATCTGGCGTTGTCGTTGAATCACGTCTTGATAAAGGCCGTGGTCCTGTGGCGACTGTATTGGTTCAAGCGGGTACATTGCGTAAAGGTGATATCGTTCTTTGTGGTCAAGAATATGGCCGCGTTCGTGCAATGCGCGATGAGAATGGTAAAGACATCGAATCTGCTGGCCCATCTATCCCTGTTGAGATCCTTGGTCTATCAGGTGTTCCAGCGTCTGGTGATGAAGCCACAGTGGTACGTGATGAGCGTAAAGCGCGTGAAGTAGCAAACTATCGTCAAGGTAAATTCCGTGATGTGAAACTTGCTCGCCAACAAAAATCGAAACTTGAAAACATGTTCTCTAACATGGAAGCAGGTGAAGTTGCTGAACTTAACGTTGTGCTTAAAGCAGACGTTCAAGGTTCTGTTGAAGCGATTGCCGATTCTCTACGTAAACTTTCTACTGATGAAGTAAAAGTGAACATCGTAGGTTCTGGTGTTGGTGGTATTACTGAAACTGACGCCGTACTTGCAGCAGCTTCTAACGCTATCTTGCTTGGCTTCAACGTTCGTGCTGATGCATCTGCTCGCCGTACTGTTGAAAATGAAAGTTTAGATCTGCGTTACTACTCAATCATTTACCAATTGATTGACGAAGTGAAATTAGCGATGGGCGGTATGCTTGCTCCTGAATTCAAGCAAGAGATCATTGGTCTTGCTGAAGTTCGTGACGTGTTCAAATCACCTAAACTTGGCGCAATCGCTGGTTGTATGGTGACTGAAGGTGTTATCAAGCGTAGCAACCCAATCCGCGTTCTTCGCGACAACATCGTTATTTACGAAGGTGAGCTAGAATCTCTACGTCGCTTTAAAGATGATGTTCAAGAAGTACGTAACGGTTACGAATGTGGTATCGGCGTTAAGAACTATAATGATGTTCGCGCTGGTGACCAAATCGAAGTATTCGAAATCGTTGAGATCAAGCGTACTCTTGATTAA
- the nusA gene encoding transcription termination factor NusA, whose product MNKEILAVVEAVSNEKAVPRERIFEALETALATATKKKSPHEIEVRVEIDRKTGDFDTFRRWLVVEEVEFPTKEISIEAAQYDDETIELGGYIEDDMESVTFDRITTQTAKQVIVQKVREAERAQIVEQFIDNEGELVTGVVKKATRDAVIVDLGNNAESVILREDQLPRENLRPGDRIRGLLYAVKPEARGFQLFLTRSKPEMLIELFRIEVPEIGEELIELKAAARDPGSRAKIAVKTNDRRIDPVGACVGMRGARVQAVSGELGGERIDIVLWDDNPAQFVINAMAPADVASIIVDEDTHSMDIAVEADNLAQAIGRSGQNVRLASQLTGWELNVMTVADLKNKHQEESVAAIENFMKHLDIEQDFAEMLVEEGFSTLEEIAYVPVNELLEIDGLEEELVEELRARAKNALTTLALVQEESLDGLEPAEDLLALEGLERELAFKLAAKGVVTLEDLADQGIDDLEGIEGLTEERAGELIMAARNICWFGDEE is encoded by the coding sequence ATGAATAAAGAAATTTTAGCGGTTGTTGAAGCTGTTTCGAATGAAAAAGCGGTTCCCCGTGAGCGTATTTTTGAAGCATTAGAAACTGCTTTAGCTACGGCAACAAAAAAGAAAAGCCCACACGAGATTGAAGTGCGTGTTGAGATTGACCGTAAAACCGGTGATTTCGACACTTTCCGTCGTTGGTTGGTTGTAGAAGAAGTTGAATTTCCAACGAAAGAAATTTCAATTGAAGCTGCTCAATACGATGATGAAACTATCGAGCTTGGAGGCTATATTGAAGATGATATGGAGTCAGTTACATTTGACCGTATTACTACTCAAACGGCTAAACAAGTTATCGTGCAAAAAGTACGTGAAGCTGAGCGCGCACAAATTGTAGAGCAATTTATCGATAATGAAGGTGAGTTGGTTACAGGTGTAGTGAAAAAAGCAACACGTGATGCAGTTATTGTTGATCTTGGCAATAACGCAGAATCTGTTATTTTACGTGAAGATCAGCTTCCTCGTGAAAATTTACGTCCAGGTGACCGTATTCGTGGTCTTTTATACGCAGTTAAACCAGAAGCGCGTGGTTTTCAATTATTCTTAACGCGTTCTAAGCCTGAAATGCTGATTGAACTTTTCCGTATTGAAGTGCCAGAAATTGGTGAGGAACTGATTGAATTGAAAGCAGCGGCTCGCGATCCTGGTTCTCGCGCTAAGATTGCAGTAAAAACCAACGACCGTCGTATTGACCCTGTTGGTGCGTGTGTTGGTATGCGTGGTGCCCGTGTTCAAGCCGTTTCTGGTGAGCTTGGCGGTGAGCGTATTGATATCGTGCTTTGGGATGATAATCCAGCACAGTTTGTTATCAATGCGATGGCACCTGCGGATGTTGCTTCAATCATTGTTGATGAAGATACGCATTCAATGGATATTGCTGTTGAAGCGGATAATTTAGCTCAAGCAATTGGTCGTAGTGGTCAAAATGTTCGTTTAGCTTCTCAGCTTACTGGCTGGGAATTGAATGTAATGACAGTGGCAGACCTTAAGAATAAGCATCAGGAAGAATCGGTAGCTGCTATCGAAAACTTCATGAAGCATCTTGATATCGAACAAGATTTTGCTGAAATGCTTGTGGAAGAAGGTTTCTCTACATTAGAAGAAATCGCATATGTACCTGTGAATGAATTACTTGAAATTGATGGACTTGAAGAAGAGTTGGTTGAAGAGCTGCGTGCTCGTGCGAAAAATGCACTGACCACATTAGCCCTTGTTCAAGAAGAATCACTTGATGGTTTAGAACCAGCTGAAGACCTATTGGCTTTAGAAGGTTTAGAGCGTGAATTAGCGTTCAAACTTGCGGCTAAAGGCGTAGTAACTTTAGAAGATTTAGCTGACCAAGGCATTGATGATCTAGAAGGCATTGAAGGCTTAACAGAAGAACGTGCAGGCGAATTAATTATGGCCGCACGTAATATTTGCTGGTTTGGCGACGAAGAATAA
- the rimP gene encoding ribosome maturation factor RimP, whose amino-acid sequence MTGLEKQLTELLEAPVAASGYELVGLEFIRAGEHSTLRVFIDHENGINVDDCAEVSRQVSAVMDVEDPITVAYNLEVSSPGLERPLFKAAHYQQFIGHDVNLVLKMAMNNRRKWKGIISAIDGEIVTLDVDGQEEQFALSNISKANLIPKF is encoded by the coding sequence ATGACGGGTTTAGAAAAACAATTAACCGAACTTCTAGAGGCGCCAGTCGCTGCTTCTGGGTATGAATTGGTTGGCTTGGAGTTTATCCGAGCTGGTGAACACTCAACTTTACGTGTTTTTATTGACCATGAAAATGGCATTAATGTTGATGACTGTGCCGAAGTTAGTCGCCAAGTGAGTGCTGTAATGGATGTCGAAGATCCAATTACTGTGGCTTACAACTTAGAGGTTTCTTCTCCTGGTTTGGAGCGCCCATTATTCAAAGCGGCTCATTACCAACAGTTTATTGGACATGATGTTAATTTGGTTTTAAAAATGGCGATGAATAACCGTCGTAAATGGAAAGGCATTATTTCGGCTATTGATGGTGAAATTGTGACTTTAGATGTCGATGGCCAAGAAGAACAATTTGCTTTAAGTAATATTTCTAAAGCTAACTTGATACCAAAATTTTAA
- the secG gene encoding preprotein translocase subunit SecG encodes MLTVLLVIYLLAALGVIGLVLIQQGKGADMGASFGAGASNTVFGSGGSGNFLTRSTAIFATIFFIISLVLGNLSTAKHESKFAIPNVNVEQKTDLKNEVLTDEIPAPKSNDEIPQ; translated from the coding sequence ATGTTAACAGTTCTACTTGTGATTTATCTTCTGGCTGCGCTTGGTGTAATTGGCCTAGTATTAATTCAGCAAGGTAAAGGCGCAGATATGGGAGCCTCTTTCGGGGCTGGAGCATCAAATACTGTATTTGGCTCTGGTGGATCAGGTAATTTTTTAACTCGATCGACTGCAATTTTTGCAACTATATTTTTTATTATTAGTTTAGTGTTAGGTAATCTTTCAACTGCTAAGCATGAATCAAAATTTGCAATTCCAAATGTAAATGTTGAGCAAAAGACTGATTTAAAAAATGAAGTTTTAACTGATGAAATTCCTGCTCCTAAGAGTAATGATGAAATTCCTCAGTAA
- the glmM gene encoding phosphoglucosamine mutase, which translates to MSTRKYFGTDGVRGKVGQFPITPDFMLKLGWAAGRVLAQQGTKQVIIGKDTRISGYMLESALEAGLAAAGLKAIFTGPMPTPAVAYLTQTFRAEAGIVISASHNPYYDNGIKFFSSEGTKLPDSIELAIEAELEKDIECVESALLGKAKRMVDAAGRYIEFCKSTFPNELSLKNLKIIVDCAHGATYHIAPNVFTELGAEIITMGCEPNGLNINDEVGATDVRALQAKVLEEKADLGLAFDGDGDRIIMVDELGNKVDGDQIAYIIARDALRRGELKGGVVGTLMTNLGMENGLKQLGIPFVRSKVGDRYVMEQLLENNWKIGAENSGHVILLDKVTTGDAIVAALQVLASVVGSKLSLNALASGMTLYPQVLINVRFAGDTDPLQNQMVLDSVSEVEKLLGNKGRVLLRKSGTEPLIRVMVEGEDAQLVESSANAIADKVKESC; encoded by the coding sequence ATGTCAACAAGAAAATATTTTGGTACTGATGGGGTTCGTGGAAAAGTTGGTCAGTTCCCAATAACACCTGATTTTATGTTAAAGCTTGGTTGGGCCGCTGGGCGTGTTCTGGCTCAGCAAGGCACTAAGCAAGTTATTATAGGAAAAGACACACGTATTTCCGGCTATATGCTTGAGTCAGCACTGGAAGCGGGATTAGCTGCCGCTGGCTTAAAGGCTATATTTACTGGCCCAATGCCAACACCTGCTGTTGCTTACCTTACACAAACCTTTCGTGCGGAAGCTGGGATCGTAATCTCGGCATCGCATAACCCATATTATGATAATGGAATTAAGTTTTTTTCTTCAGAAGGAACAAAATTACCGGATTCAATCGAGCTGGCGATTGAAGCAGAGCTTGAAAAAGATATTGAGTGTGTTGAATCTGCACTATTGGGTAAAGCAAAAAGAATGGTTGATGCCGCTGGCCGTTATATTGAATTTTGCAAAAGTACCTTTCCTAATGAATTAAGCCTTAAAAATTTAAAAATTATCGTCGATTGTGCACATGGTGCAACCTACCATATTGCCCCGAATGTCTTTACTGAACTTGGTGCTGAAATCATTACCATGGGGTGTGAGCCAAATGGGCTTAATATTAATGATGAAGTGGGGGCTACTGATGTACGTGCTTTACAAGCAAAGGTATTGGAAGAGAAAGCTGATCTTGGCCTAGCTTTTGATGGTGATGGCGATCGAATTATCATGGTCGATGAGCTAGGGAATAAAGTCGACGGTGATCAAATTGCTTATATTATTGCTCGTGATGCACTACGCCGAGGTGAGTTGAAAGGTGGGGTTGTTGGTACGCTTATGACGAACCTAGGAATGGAAAATGGGCTAAAGCAGCTTGGTATTCCATTTGTCCGTTCAAAAGTGGGTGATCGCTATGTTATGGAGCAATTACTTGAAAATAATTGGAAGATTGGTGCTGAAAACTCCGGCCACGTCATTTTACTGGATAAAGTAACAACGGGTGATGCTATTGTTGCTGCTCTACAAGTGCTTGCTTCGGTTGTTGGGAGTAAATTATCACTAAACGCTTTAGCATCAGGCATGACGCTTTATCCTCAGGTATTGATCAATGTCCGTTTTGCAGGGGATACCGACCCGCTACAAAATCAAATGGTTCTAGATTCTGTATCTGAAGTGGAAAAATTACTTGGAAATAAGGGGCGGGTTCTTCTGCGTAAGTCAGGTACCGAACCATTAATTCGAGTCATGGTAGAAGGCGAAGACGCTCAGTTAGTTGAATCTTCGGCAAATGCCATCGCTGATAAGGTTAAAGAGAGCTGCTAA